In Drosophila santomea strain STO CAGO 1482 chromosome 2L, Prin_Dsan_1.1, whole genome shotgun sequence, a single window of DNA contains:
- the LOC120458571 gene encoding trafficking protein particle complex subunit 4 gives MIIYGVYIVSKSGGLIFNLDNNVPRIEHEKTFTYPLDLVLDYDSKKVSVSFNRKDGINVGHVLVAVNGMPVNGVTLDDGRDVRTTLEAPENYPINLKFSRPKMTTNEKIFLASMFYPLFAIASQLSPEPKSSGIELLEADTFTLHCFQTLTGIKFIIISETGLNGVDLLLRKVYELYSDYVLKNPFYSLEMPIRCELFDNKLQELLAQVEKTGISNIDK, from the exons ATGATTATATATGGCGTCTACATAGTTAGTAAATCGGGTGGCCTTATATTCAACCTGGACAACAATGTGCCGCGCATAGAGCATGAAAAGACCTTCACATACCCACTGGATTTGGTGCTGGACTACGATTCCAAGAAGGTGTCGGTGTCGTTCAACAGAAAGGATGGAATAAATG TTGGCCATGTCCTGGTGGCGGTCAACGGTATGCCTGTGAATGGAGTCACCCTGGATGATGGACGCGATGTGAGGACAACACTGGAGGCACCGGAGAACTATCCCATTAACCTGAAGTTCAGCCGGCCAAAGATGACCACCAACGAGAAAATCTTCCTGGCCAGCATGTTCTACCCGCTGTTCGCCATCGCCAGCCAACTGAGCCCCGAGCCCAAGAGTTCCGGCATCGAGCTGCTGGAGGCGGACACCTTTACGCTGCACTGCTTCCAAACGCTGACCGGGATCAAGTTCATTATAATCTCGGAAACGGGTCTCAATGGCGTCGATCTGCTGCTGCGAAAGGTGTACGAGCTGTACTCGGACTACGTTCTCAAGAACCCCTTCTACTCCCTGGAGATGCCCATCCGATGCGAGCTCTTCGACAACAAGCTCCAAGAGCTCCTCGCCCAGGTCGAGAAAACGGGCATTAGCAATATCGATAAATAA